The following are encoded together in the Streptomyces rapamycinicus NRRL 5491 genome:
- a CDS encoding MMPL family transporter, whose product MATFLYKLGRFAFRRRGFVALIWVALLAVAGVGAATASQPANDSFSIPGTEAQKAFDLLEQRFPGGNADGATARVVFRAPSGEKMTDPDNKAVVTKTVAELKASSPQVASVADPYQARAVSKDGTTAYILTSYKVNAMELKDPAKDGLKEVGEKAEKSGLSVQIGGDALQEMPETGSTEIIGIAISAVVLAITFGSLVAAGLPLLTALIGVGIGISSITALATTLGLSTTTSTLAMMIGLAVGIDYALFIVSRYRAELAEGRDREEAAGRAVGTAGSAVVFAGLTVVIALVGLAVVNIPMLTKMGFAAAGTVVIAVLIAISLIPAVLGFAGKRVFGRRARRRMAERAAAAAASGAEAPEEKPNMGTRWARFVLRRPVLVLLVAVLGLGAAALPAASLELGLPDDGSQPVSSQKRQAYDMISEGFGPGYNGPLMVVVDAKGSDDARGAAQQVRKTITGLDGVAGVSPATFNRAGDTATLTVISKYKPSSIDTENLVGDIRDKASGFKSDTGAEVLVTGQTGMNIDISQKLNDALVPYLVLVVGLAFLLLMVVFRSVLVPLKAALGFLLSVVAALGAVVAVFQWGWLADLFGVEETGPIMSMMPIFMIGVVFGLAMDYEVFLVTRMREAYVHGERPGQAVVTGFRHGARVVTAAAVIMISVFAGFIGSSESMIKMIGFGLATAVLFDAFVVRMAIVPAVLALLGKAAWWLPRWLDRALPNVDVEGEGLRKQLEQPSADRRHDRDSDPDAELTRV is encoded by the coding sequence GTGGCCACCTTCCTCTATAAACTCGGCCGGTTCGCCTTCCGGCGACGCGGCTTCGTCGCGCTGATATGGGTGGCGCTGCTCGCGGTCGCGGGCGTCGGCGCCGCCACCGCCTCCCAGCCCGCCAACGACAGCTTCTCCATTCCGGGCACCGAGGCCCAGAAGGCGTTCGACCTGCTGGAACAGCGGTTCCCCGGGGGTAACGCGGACGGCGCCACCGCCCGTGTGGTCTTCCGCGCCCCGAGCGGCGAGAAGATGACCGACCCGGACAACAAGGCGGTGGTCACCAAGACCGTCGCCGAGCTCAAGGCCAGCTCGCCGCAGGTCGCCTCGGTCGCCGACCCCTACCAGGCTCGGGCCGTCAGCAAGGACGGCACCACGGCGTACATCCTGACCAGCTACAAGGTCAACGCCATGGAGCTGAAGGACCCCGCCAAGGACGGTCTGAAGGAGGTGGGGGAGAAGGCCGAGAAGTCGGGGCTGTCGGTGCAGATCGGCGGTGACGCGCTCCAGGAGATGCCGGAGACCGGCTCCACCGAGATCATCGGCATCGCGATCTCCGCGGTCGTCCTCGCCATCACCTTCGGCTCGCTGGTCGCGGCCGGACTGCCACTGCTGACCGCGCTCATCGGCGTCGGCATCGGCATCTCGTCGATCACCGCGCTCGCCACCACCCTGGGGCTGTCCACCACCACCTCCACACTGGCGATGATGATCGGCCTCGCGGTCGGCATCGACTACGCGCTGTTCATCGTCTCCCGCTACCGCGCGGAGCTGGCCGAGGGACGGGACCGGGAGGAAGCCGCCGGACGTGCGGTGGGCACCGCGGGCTCCGCGGTCGTCTTCGCCGGCCTTACGGTCGTCATCGCGCTGGTCGGCCTCGCCGTCGTCAACATCCCGATGCTCACCAAGATGGGCTTCGCCGCGGCCGGTACGGTCGTCATCGCCGTCCTCATCGCGATCAGCCTCATCCCGGCGGTGCTGGGCTTCGCGGGCAAGCGGGTGTTCGGGCGCAGGGCGCGCCGGCGGATGGCGGAGCGTGCCGCGGCGGCCGCCGCGAGCGGCGCGGAGGCGCCCGAGGAGAAGCCCAACATGGGCACCCGCTGGGCCCGCTTCGTGCTGCGCCGCCCGGTGCTGGTGCTGCTGGTGGCCGTGCTCGGACTCGGCGCGGCCGCATTGCCCGCCGCCAGCCTGGAGCTCGGTCTGCCGGACGACGGGTCGCAGCCGGTCAGCAGCCAGAAGCGCCAGGCGTACGACATGATCTCCGAGGGCTTCGGCCCCGGCTACAACGGTCCGCTGATGGTGGTCGTCGACGCCAAGGGCAGCGATGACGCCAGGGGCGCGGCCCAGCAGGTCCGTAAGACCATCACCGGTCTGGACGGGGTGGCGGGGGTCAGCCCGGCCACGTTCAACAGGGCCGGTGACACCGCGACGCTCACCGTCATCTCCAAGTACAAGCCGAGCAGCATCGACACCGAGAACCTGGTCGGCGACATCCGGGACAAGGCGAGCGGGTTCAAGTCCGACACCGGCGCCGAGGTGCTGGTGACCGGCCAGACGGGGATGAACATCGACATCTCGCAGAAGCTCAACGACGCGCTGGTGCCCTATCTGGTGCTCGTCGTCGGACTGGCCTTCCTGCTGCTGATGGTGGTCTTCCGGTCCGTCCTGGTACCGCTCAAGGCGGCGCTCGGCTTCCTGCTCTCCGTCGTCGCGGCGCTCGGCGCGGTGGTCGCGGTCTTCCAGTGGGGCTGGCTGGCGGACCTGTTCGGGGTCGAGGAGACCGGCCCGATCATGAGCATGATGCCGATCTTCATGATCGGTGTGGTGTTCGGTCTGGCGATGGACTACGAGGTCTTCCTGGTGACCCGGATGCGGGAGGCATACGTCCACGGCGAGCGCCCCGGCCAGGCCGTCGTCACCGGCTTCCGGCACGGCGCCCGGGTGGTCACCGCGGCCGCGGTCATCATGATCAGCGTCTTCGCCGGATTCATCGGCTCGTCCGAGTCGATGATCAAGATGATCGGCTTCGGCCTCGCCACCGCCGTTCTCTTCGACGCCTTCGTGGTCCGTATGGCCATCGTCCCGGCGGTCCTGGCGCTGCTCGGCAAGGCGGCCTGGTGGCTGCCGCGCTGGCTGGACCGGGCGCTGCCCAACGTGGATGTGGAGGGCGAGGGCCTGCGCAAGCAGCTCGAGCAGCCCTCCGCGGACCGGCGGCACGACAGGGACTCCGACCCCGACGCCGAGCTGACCCGCGTCTGA
- a CDS encoding TetR/AcrR family transcriptional regulator has product MRTTDPPTEDRDTARVRRSRLSPERERELYEAVVELLGEVGYDGLTMDAVAARTRSSKATLYRQWKGKPQLVATALRHTKPVLLEGVDTGSLRGDLREIARCSETAHERDAALMRGLAHASHDNPDLHQALRELLIFPEINALHALLRRAVDRGEVAPDRPALNYVVHMMCGAFITRPLVEGKQPDQTYLLEYIDAVILPALGAA; this is encoded by the coding sequence ATGCGGACCACGGATCCGCCGACGGAGGATCGCGACACCGCCCGGGTGCGCCGCAGCAGACTCTCCCCCGAACGCGAGCGGGAGCTGTACGAGGCGGTGGTCGAGCTGCTGGGCGAGGTCGGGTACGACGGTCTGACGATGGACGCCGTCGCGGCCCGCACCCGGTCCAGCAAGGCCACGCTCTACCGCCAGTGGAAAGGCAAGCCGCAGCTGGTCGCGACCGCGCTGCGGCACACCAAGCCCGTTCTGCTCGAAGGCGTCGACACCGGATCGCTCCGCGGGGACCTGCGGGAGATCGCGCGGTGCTCGGAGACCGCCCATGAGCGGGACGCCGCGCTGATGAGGGGACTCGCCCACGCAAGCCATGACAACCCGGACCTTCATCAGGCCCTGCGAGAGTTGTTGATCTTCCCCGAGATCAACGCGCTCCACGCGCTGCTGAGGCGCGCCGTCGACCGCGGCGAAGTCGCCCCGGACCGGCCCGCCTTGAACTACGTCGTGCACATGATGTGCGGCGCGTTCATCACCCGACCGCTCGTCGAGGGCAAGCAGCCGGACCAGACGTATCTCCTGGAGTACATCGACGCCGTGATCCTCCCCGCGCTCGGCGCCGCATAG
- a CDS encoding S41 family peptidase, with amino-acid sequence MEPYACDDDLAYLRFPHLHGDLLCFAAEDDLWAAPLTAPGEPPGRAWRLTVDRTRVGPPRFSPDGSQIAFTTWRSLDPEIYLVPSAGGPARRLTYWGSTDATVRGWTPPDQDGASQILAVSSHEQPFSHFSWAYSLPTDGSPGGRLPWGPVADLAVADLDGERRTLLLTGKPPHEPATWKRYRGGATGRLWLHGTRLVEKLNGHLDAAMFVGGRIAFLSDHEGIGNLYSCLPDGTDLRRHTDHADFYARHASTDGSRVVYQCAGELWLVDDLSPDGEPRKLDVRLGGARTGRRPYQVPAASHIDSLSVDTTGRASAVCVRGSLYWLTHRDGPARTLADTPGVRVRLPVMLGSTGRVAYLTDAEGEDAIEIAQLPRATGPAEPRRLAAGRLGRVHELEPSPDGDLLAVAAGDGRLLLVDTSPDGDGEVTELIRSDNGPVGDLAFAPDSAWLAWSHPGIGRTLRSIKIARLADRTTVDVTNGRFEDEEPVFTSDGRYLAFLSWRGFDPVYDVHTGDLSFPLGCRPYLVPLSSATPSPFALSPEGRPAAGGLDPDVSGGEGDGDGTVTVEVEGLASRVTAFPVSASKYSSLSPVSGGGLVWLRWPISGALGETFASPDETSSRPTLEHFDLAKAKRTELTGELDWFVVSGDGTRLVAYDDGDLRAMPATESGDSDSTVHLDMRRIQHTADPAAEWRQAYDEAGRITRHYYWDPGMCGVDWGGVLDQYRPLVERVASPDEFADLLRETLGELGTSHAYVSAARRNEGPSHYQRPIGLLGANLTRAKDGRWTVARILPGESSDSRARSPLAGLGIRDGAVLTHVDGRPVDPVAGPYPLLTAAGGTTVELTFEPPDGEGPPRRVAVSPLIDDRPLRYQDWVAQRRSVVRELSDGRCGYLHIPDMGGSGWAQFNRDLRREMSLPALIVDVRGNAGGNISELVVEKLTRKVMGWDLTRNAQPVSYSSNAPRGPIVAVADEATSSDGDMITAAFKIQGIGPVVGLRTWGGVVGMTGRHRLGDGTSITVPMNAAWFDAYRWGVENHGVEPDIEAPRSPVDWAEGRHPQLGVAVRTALDLLERHPAATPPDYSDVPDLRRPQLPPRNGN; translated from the coding sequence GTGGAGCCTTACGCGTGCGACGACGACCTGGCGTACCTGCGATTTCCGCATCTGCACGGCGACTTGCTGTGCTTCGCGGCCGAGGACGATCTGTGGGCCGCCCCGCTGACCGCCCCGGGCGAGCCACCCGGGCGAGCGTGGCGGCTGACCGTGGACCGTACCCGCGTCGGACCTCCCCGCTTCTCCCCCGACGGCTCCCAGATCGCGTTCACCACCTGGCGCAGCCTCGACCCGGAGATCTATCTCGTCCCCTCGGCCGGCGGCCCGGCCCGCCGGCTGACCTACTGGGGCAGTACGGACGCCACGGTCCGCGGCTGGACCCCGCCGGACCAGGACGGCGCCTCCCAGATCCTCGCGGTCTCCTCCCATGAGCAGCCGTTCTCCCACTTCTCCTGGGCCTACAGCCTGCCCACCGACGGCAGCCCCGGCGGGCGGCTGCCCTGGGGGCCGGTGGCCGACCTCGCGGTGGCCGACCTCGACGGCGAGCGCCGCACCCTGCTGCTCACCGGCAAGCCGCCGCACGAGCCCGCCACCTGGAAGCGCTACCGGGGCGGCGCCACGGGCCGGCTGTGGCTGCACGGCACCCGGCTCGTGGAGAAGCTGAACGGCCACCTGGACGCGGCGATGTTCGTCGGCGGCCGGATCGCCTTCCTCTCCGACCACGAGGGCATCGGCAACCTCTACTCCTGTCTGCCCGACGGCACCGATCTGCGCCGCCACACCGACCACGCCGACTTCTACGCCCGGCACGCCTCGACCGACGGCTCCCGCGTCGTCTACCAGTGCGCGGGCGAGCTGTGGCTGGTGGACGACCTGAGCCCGGACGGCGAGCCGCGCAAGCTGGACGTACGGCTCGGCGGCGCGCGCACCGGGCGGCGGCCCTACCAGGTGCCCGCCGCCTCGCACATCGACTCGCTGTCGGTGGACACCACCGGCCGGGCCAGCGCGGTGTGCGTCCGCGGCAGCCTGTACTGGCTCACCCACCGCGACGGCCCCGCCCGCACCCTCGCCGACACCCCGGGCGTCCGGGTGCGGCTGCCCGTGATGCTGGGCTCGACCGGCCGGGTCGCGTACCTCACCGACGCGGAGGGCGAGGACGCCATCGAGATAGCCCAGCTGCCCCGGGCCACCGGCCCCGCCGAGCCGCGCCGGCTGGCCGCCGGCCGGCTGGGCCGGGTGCACGAGCTGGAGCCCTCACCGGACGGCGACCTGCTCGCGGTCGCCGCGGGCGACGGGCGGCTGCTGCTGGTGGACACCTCCCCCGACGGGGACGGCGAGGTCACCGAGCTGATCCGGTCGGACAACGGCCCGGTGGGCGACCTGGCCTTCGCCCCCGACTCGGCCTGGCTCGCCTGGTCCCACCCCGGGATAGGGCGCACCCTGCGCTCCATCAAGATCGCGCGACTGGCCGACCGGACCACGGTGGATGTGACCAATGGGCGGTTCGAGGACGAGGAGCCGGTCTTCACCAGCGACGGCCGCTATCTCGCCTTCCTCTCCTGGCGCGGCTTCGACCCGGTCTACGACGTGCACACCGGCGACCTCTCCTTCCCGCTGGGCTGCCGCCCCTATCTCGTACCGCTGTCCTCCGCCACCCCCTCGCCCTTCGCGCTGTCCCCCGAGGGGCGCCCGGCGGCGGGCGGTCTTGACCCGGACGTCAGCGGGGGCGAGGGCGACGGCGACGGCACGGTGACGGTCGAGGTGGAGGGGCTGGCCAGCCGGGTCACGGCCTTCCCCGTCTCCGCGTCCAAGTACTCCTCGCTGAGCCCGGTCAGCGGCGGCGGCCTGGTGTGGCTGCGCTGGCCGATCTCGGGCGCGCTCGGCGAGACGTTCGCCAGCCCGGACGAGACCTCGAGCCGCCCCACCCTGGAACACTTCGACCTGGCGAAGGCCAAGCGCACCGAACTCACCGGTGAACTGGACTGGTTCGTGGTCAGCGGCGACGGCACCCGGCTGGTGGCCTACGACGACGGCGATCTGCGCGCGATGCCCGCCACCGAGTCCGGCGACAGCGACTCCACCGTCCACCTCGACATGCGGCGGATCCAGCACACCGCCGATCCGGCGGCCGAGTGGCGGCAGGCGTACGACGAGGCCGGGCGCATCACCCGCCACTACTACTGGGACCCGGGGATGTGCGGTGTCGACTGGGGCGGGGTGCTCGACCAGTACCGTCCGCTGGTCGAACGCGTCGCCTCGCCCGACGAGTTCGCCGATCTGCTCCGCGAGACCCTCGGCGAGCTGGGCACCTCGCACGCCTACGTCAGCGCCGCGCGGCGCAACGAGGGGCCGTCCCACTACCAGCGCCCCATCGGACTGCTCGGCGCCAACCTCACCCGCGCCAAGGACGGGCGGTGGACGGTGGCCCGCATCCTGCCCGGTGAGTCCTCCGACTCCCGGGCCCGCTCACCGCTGGCCGGTCTGGGCATCCGGGACGGCGCCGTGCTCACCCATGTCGACGGGCGCCCGGTGGACCCGGTGGCCGGTCCCTATCCGCTGCTGACGGCCGCGGGCGGCACGACGGTGGAGCTGACCTTCGAGCCGCCGGACGGCGAGGGGCCGCCGCGCCGGGTCGCGGTCTCCCCACTGATCGACGACCGGCCGCTGCGCTACCAGGACTGGGTCGCCCAGCGCCGGTCCGTGGTGCGGGAGTTGAGCGACGGGCGGTGCGGCTACCTCCACATCCCCGACATGGGCGGCTCCGGCTGGGCGCAGTTCAACCGCGATCTGCGCCGCGAGATGTCGCTGCCCGCGCTGATCGTGGACGTCCGGGGCAACGCGGGGGGCAACATCAGCGAACTGGTGGTGGAGAAGCTCACCCGCAAGGTCATGGGCTGGGACCTCACCCGCAACGCCCAGCCCGTGTCGTACTCCAGCAACGCGCCGCGCGGGCCGATCGTCGCGGTCGCCGACGAGGCGACCTCCTCCGACGGCGACATGATCACCGCAGCCTTCAAGATCCAGGGCATCGGGCCGGTGGTGGGGCTGCGCACCTGGGGCGGGGTGGTCGGGATGACCGGCCGTCACCGCCTCGGCGACGGCACGTCGATCACGGTGCCGATGAACGCCGCGTGGTTCGACGCCTACCGCTGGGGCGTGGAGAACCACGGTGTGGAGCCGGACATCGAGGCGCCGCGCTCCCCCGTGGACTGGGCGGAGGGCCGCCATCCGCAACTGGGGGTCGCCGTCCGTACGGCACTCGATCTGCTGGAGCGGCATCCGGCCGCGACCCCACCGGACTACTCGGACGTCCCCGACCTCCGCCGCCCCCAACTCCCGCCGCGCAACGGGAACTGA
- a CDS encoding SDR family oxidoreductase yields MSARRGLEGQVAVVTGAARGVGELLARKLSARGAKVALVGLEPEELKRVSERLPTDSACWHADVTDAEAMARVAEEVVERFGAVDIVCANAGVAQAGPFLDTDETAWRRVIEVNLLGSATTARAFLPALTASRGYLLQIASLAAIAPAPMMTAYCASKSGVEAFAHSLRAEVGHRGVRVGVGYLSWTDTDMVRGADRDEVMRELRQRLPWPAGRTYPLGPAVDRLVAGIERRSAHVYAQWWLRGMQSMRGYLPAFIHAVGRREMRRAEPRLAATREARGGLVGEGGAADEKARTAGAADTERHR; encoded by the coding sequence ATGAGTGCGCGCAGGGGTCTTGAGGGCCAGGTCGCGGTGGTGACGGGCGCGGCGCGGGGCGTCGGCGAGTTGCTCGCCCGCAAGCTCTCCGCACGCGGCGCGAAGGTCGCGCTGGTGGGCCTGGAACCCGAGGAGCTGAAGCGGGTCTCGGAGCGGCTGCCCACCGACTCCGCCTGCTGGCACGCCGATGTCACCGACGCCGAGGCGATGGCGCGGGTGGCGGAGGAGGTCGTGGAGCGGTTCGGCGCGGTGGACATCGTCTGTGCCAACGCGGGAGTGGCCCAGGCCGGTCCGTTCCTCGACACCGATGAGACGGCCTGGCGGCGGGTGATCGAGGTCAATCTGCTGGGCAGCGCCACCACGGCCCGCGCCTTCCTGCCCGCGCTGACCGCCAGCCGCGGCTATCTGCTGCAGATCGCCTCGCTGGCCGCGATCGCGCCCGCGCCCATGATGACGGCGTACTGCGCGTCCAAGTCCGGGGTCGAGGCGTTCGCCCACAGTCTGCGGGCCGAGGTGGGCCACCGTGGGGTCCGGGTCGGCGTGGGCTATCTGAGCTGGACGGACACCGATATGGTGCGCGGCGCCGACCGGGACGAGGTGATGCGTGAGCTGCGGCAGCGGCTGCCCTGGCCCGCGGGCCGCACCTATCCGCTGGGCCCGGCGGTGGACCGGCTGGTGGCGGGCATCGAGCGCCGGTCGGCGCATGTGTACGCGCAGTGGTGGCTGCGCGGTATGCAGTCGATGCGCGGCTATCTGCCCGCGTTCATCCACGCCGTGGGGCGGCGCGAGATGCGCCGCGCCGAGCCGCGGCTGGCGGCGACCCGGGAGGCGCGGGGCGGTCTGGTGGGCGAGGGCGGCGCGGCGGACGAGAAGGCGCGCACGGCGGGCGCTGCGGACACGGAGCGTCACCGGTAA
- a CDS encoding alpha/beta fold hydrolase, with amino-acid sequence MRRAPSKPSGPYAPPPPERELTVVSADGSRIHTELHGPEDAPAVVLAHGWVCSTAFWAPVLRALSADHRVILYDQRGHGRSPAPGPGGYSPHALADDLVAVLEATIPPGRRAVLAGHSMGAMTLIAAADRPMLRERAAAAVLCSTGASRLMERSRVVPLRSPRARARVHRLLLGSRAPLGPVTPLAKRLVRYVAMGPGTDPATVDVAARILHACPRVVRAGWGRVLADLELDARVGQLAVPTAVIVGTADRLTPPEHAHALAAALPHCTGLTELPGLGHMTPLEDPEAVTGVIRGLVEEYGTARETDLTTSQEPHPTSQESHPTSQESHPTSQESQPTSQESPAVAAKEQTA; translated from the coding sequence GTGAGGCGGGCTCCTTCCAAGCCCTCGGGGCCGTACGCACCGCCCCCGCCGGAGCGCGAGCTGACGGTCGTCTCGGCCGACGGGAGCCGGATCCATACGGAGCTGCACGGCCCCGAGGACGCCCCGGCCGTCGTGCTCGCGCACGGCTGGGTCTGCTCCACGGCCTTCTGGGCGCCGGTGTTGCGCGCCCTCTCGGCCGACCACCGGGTGATCCTCTACGACCAGCGCGGCCATGGCCGCAGCCCCGCCCCGGGACCCGGCGGCTACAGCCCCCACGCCTTGGCCGACGACCTGGTGGCGGTGCTGGAAGCGACCATTCCGCCCGGTCGGCGGGCCGTCCTGGCGGGCCACTCCATGGGGGCGATGACGCTGATCGCCGCGGCCGACCGTCCCATGCTGCGCGAGCGCGCGGCCGCCGCGGTGCTGTGCAGCACCGGTGCCTCACGGCTGATGGAGCGGTCGCGGGTGGTGCCGCTGCGCTCCCCGCGGGCACGGGCGCGGGTGCACCGCCTGCTGCTCGGCTCACGCGCCCCGCTGGGCCCGGTCACCCCGCTCGCCAAGCGGCTGGTGCGGTACGTCGCGATGGGCCCCGGCACCGATCCGGCCACGGTGGACGTGGCCGCGCGGATCCTGCACGCCTGCCCCCGCGTCGTACGCGCCGGATGGGGCCGGGTCCTGGCCGACCTCGAACTGGACGCGCGGGTCGGTCAACTGGCCGTGCCCACGGCCGTCATCGTCGGCACCGCCGACCGGCTCACCCCGCCCGAGCACGCCCACGCCCTCGCCGCCGCGCTGCCGCACTGCACCGGCCTCACCGAGCTCCCGGGGCTCGGCCATATGACCCCGCTGGAGGATCCTGAGGCGGTCACCGGGGTGATCCGCGGCCTGGTCGAGGAGTACGGGACGGCCCGGGAAACCGATCTCACAACGTCCCAGGAACCCCACCCTACTTCTCAGGAATCCCACCCCACTTCTCAGGAATCCCACCCCACTTCTCAGGAATCCCAGCCCACTTCTCAGGAATCCCCGGCAGTGGCAGCGAAGGAGCAGACGGCATGA
- a CDS encoding flavin-containing monooxygenase has protein sequence MAGLTHEHVRVAVIGAGFGGLGAAVRLRRAGITDFVVLERADAVGGAWRDNTYPGCACDVPSHLYSFSFAPNPDWPRNFSGQPHIRAYLERVADTFGLRPHLRFGAEVRSLRWDTEAVHWEVETARGSLTADVVVSATGPLADPRIPDIPGLDGFPGAVFHSARWDHTTDLRGKRVAMIGTGASAIQIVPAIQREVGRLALFQRTPPWVLPRMDRRISGLERWMHSKIPATRSLRRGVLWGIRELQVGAFTKRPGEMRFVERLARAHMRRAVKDPGLRAALTPDYRIGCKRILLSNDYYPALAQPHVDVVPTGLKEVRGATLVGADGTETEADVIIFGTGFHVTDVPIAQRVTGARGTTLAEEWKGGMEALRGTTPAGFPNFLTIIGPNTGLGNSSMILVIEAQLAYMADYLRQLDTLGGKVALDARPSAVRAYTDMIQERMERTVWNTGGCDSWYLDNGRNTTLWPGTTSELRRVTRRVDLAEYTVVRPRTGPVKATVSTAGAGRGSR, from the coding sequence ATGGCTGGGCTGACGCATGAGCATGTACGGGTGGCGGTGATCGGGGCCGGGTTCGGCGGGCTGGGGGCGGCGGTGCGGCTGCGCCGCGCGGGCATCACGGACTTCGTGGTGCTGGAGCGGGCGGACGCGGTCGGCGGCGCCTGGCGGGACAACACCTATCCGGGCTGCGCCTGCGATGTCCCGTCGCATCTGTACTCCTTCTCCTTCGCGCCCAACCCCGACTGGCCCCGGAACTTCTCCGGTCAGCCCCATATCCGCGCCTATCTGGAGCGGGTCGCCGACACCTTCGGGCTGCGGCCGCACCTGCGCTTCGGCGCCGAGGTGCGGTCCCTGCGCTGGGACACCGAGGCGGTGCACTGGGAGGTGGAGACGGCGCGGGGCTCGCTGACCGCCGATGTGGTGGTCAGCGCCACCGGTCCGCTCGCCGACCCCCGGATCCCGGACATCCCGGGGCTCGACGGCTTCCCCGGTGCCGTCTTCCACTCCGCGCGCTGGGACCACACCACCGATCTGCGCGGCAAGCGGGTGGCGATGATCGGCACCGGTGCCTCGGCCATCCAGATCGTCCCCGCGATCCAGCGTGAGGTCGGCCGGCTCGCCCTCTTCCAGCGCACCCCGCCCTGGGTGCTGCCGCGGATGGACCGCCGGATCAGCGGCCTCGAGCGATGGATGCACTCGAAGATCCCGGCCACCCGGTCGCTGCGCCGCGGGGTGCTGTGGGGCATCCGGGAGCTGCAGGTCGGGGCCTTCACCAAACGGCCGGGCGAGATGCGGTTCGTGGAGCGGCTGGCCCGCGCCCATATGCGACGGGCGGTCAAGGACCCGGGGCTGCGGGCGGCGCTGACTCCCGACTACCGCATCGGCTGCAAGCGCATCCTGCTCTCCAACGACTATTATCCGGCGCTCGCCCAGCCGCATGTGGACGTGGTCCCGACGGGGTTGAAGGAGGTGCGCGGCGCCACTCTGGTCGGTGCCGACGGCACCGAGACCGAGGCCGACGTGATCATCTTCGGCACCGGCTTCCATGTGACCGACGTCCCCATAGCCCAGCGGGTGACCGGGGCGCGCGGGACGACGCTCGCCGAGGAGTGGAAGGGCGGGATGGAGGCGCTGCGCGGCACCACCCCCGCGGGCTTCCCCAACTTCCTGACCATCATCGGGCCCAACACCGGCCTCGGGAACAGCTCGATGATCCTCGTCATAGAGGCGCAGCTGGCCTATATGGCCGACTATCTGCGCCAGTTGGACACCCTCGGCGGCAAGGTCGCGCTGGACGCCCGGCCGTCGGCGGTGCGCGCGTACACCGACATGATCCAGGAAAGGATGGAACGCACGGTGTGGAACACCGGAGGTTGCGACAGCTGGTACCTCGACAACGGGCGCAACACCACGCTGTGGCCCGGGACGACGTCCGAGCTGAGGAGGGTCACCCGGCGCGTGGACCTCGCCGAGTACACGGTGGTGCGGCCGCGCACCGGGCCGGTCAAGGCCACGGTGTCCACGGCCGGTGCGGGGAGGGGGTCGCGGTGA
- a CDS encoding MerR family transcriptional regulator, which translates to MAELAEKAGITVRTLRFYRERKLLPPPRREGRIAWYDDHHLARLRTIAALLERGHTLGGIAELLAAFESGRRDVGELLGLPGTAASWPAETPVRLRPEALADYFQGEVTPENLSTSLDLGYLAVDGDEIVHLSRRLLDVSHTLVEQGVPLAAVLGAAREVREHVDAIAETFVTLLRAHVLADAVERGEDVGETVERLRPLATSVVDAELTMAMNRRMRAELGEAPPRGHSGDQ; encoded by the coding sequence ATGGCGGAACTGGCCGAGAAGGCCGGGATCACCGTGCGCACCCTGCGCTTCTACCGGGAGCGCAAGCTGCTCCCACCGCCGCGCCGCGAGGGCCGGATCGCCTGGTACGACGACCACCATCTGGCCCGGCTGCGGACGATCGCGGCGCTGCTGGAGCGCGGCCACACCCTCGGCGGGATCGCCGAACTGCTCGCCGCCTTCGAAAGCGGCCGCCGGGACGTCGGCGAGCTGCTCGGGCTGCCCGGCACCGCCGCCTCCTGGCCCGCGGAGACCCCGGTCCGGCTCCGGCCCGAGGCGCTCGCGGACTACTTCCAGGGCGAGGTCACCCCGGAGAACCTCAGCACCTCACTCGACCTCGGCTACCTGGCCGTCGACGGCGACGAGATCGTCCACCTCAGCCGCCGCCTGCTGGACGTCTCACACACCCTGGTCGAACAGGGCGTCCCGCTGGCCGCCGTGCTCGGCGCGGCGCGCGAGGTGCGTGAGCATGTGGACGCGATCGCCGAGACCTTCGTCACACTGCTGCGCGCCCATGTGCTGGCGGACGCCGTGGAGCGCGGCGAGGACGTCGGCGAGACCGTGGAGCGGCTGCGGCCACTGGCGACGAGCGTGGTGGACGCCGAGCTGACGATGGCCATGAACCGCCGGATGCGGGCGGAGCTGGGCGAGGCGCCGCCCAGGGGCCACTCCGGCGATCAGTGA